In one Sulfurihydrogenibium sp. genomic region, the following are encoded:
- the tpx gene encoding thiol peroxidase produces the protein MATVTLKGNPVALTGNEVNVGDVAPEVTVVATDLSEKKVGGAKGVVQVLISVPSLDTPVCATETRKFNEAVSQIPGIDVTVISMDLPFASKRFCSTEGIENLTCASDFRNKEFGQKYGVLIAEGPLAGILARAIFVVGKDGKVVYKQIVPEITEEPNYDEVLEAVKKANA, from the coding sequence ATGGCAACAGTAACACTCAAAGGAAACCCGGTAGCATTAACAGGTAACGAAGTAAACGTAGGAGATGTAGCTCCAGAAGTTACAGTTGTAGCTACAGATTTATCTGAGAAAAAAGTAGGTGGAGCAAAAGGTGTGGTTCAAGTTTTAATTTCAGTTCCATCTTTAGATACACCTGTCTGTGCAACAGAAACAAGAAAGTTCAATGAAGCAGTTTCTCAAATTCCGGGTATAGATGTAACTGTAATCTCTATGGACTTACCATTTGCATCTAAAAGATTCTGCTCTACAGAGGGAATTGAAAACTTAACTTGTGCATCTGACTTTAGAAACAAAGAATTTGGTCAAAAATATGGAGTTTTAATAGCTGAAGGTCCATTAGCAGGAATCCTTGCAAGAGCTATTTTCGTTGTTGGAAAAGATGGAAAAGTTGTTTACAAACAAATCGTTCCAGAAATAACAGAAGAACCAAACTACGACGAAGTTTTAGAAGCAGTAAAAAAAGCTAACGCTTAA